One genomic segment of Streptomyces sp. TLI_146 includes these proteins:
- a CDS encoding cupin domain-containing protein → MTHIVLPGQRPEGRRGFEIVLSSKMTGQAASWVETRQGPAWSGPPLHTHAESTETYYVVSGTLLVQVDDEVVELRPRALAHITSGTRHTWATPPGEGCHFLTLHMPGGYEDYHPTALQAEKDNGGPLTQEDLFKIAARFDWRPAGDTPMRLTPDGRLVPASQADDEASRLRAEWLAAQGEKAEITPIHDPGFYVTNQPA, encoded by the coding sequence ATGACGCACATCGTCCTCCCCGGCCAGCGCCCCGAAGGCCGCCGCGGATTCGAGATCGTCCTCTCCAGCAAGATGACCGGCCAAGCGGCCTCCTGGGTGGAAACCCGCCAGGGCCCGGCCTGGTCGGGCCCTCCGCTGCACACCCACGCCGAGTCGACGGAGACCTACTACGTCGTGTCCGGCACCCTCTTGGTCCAGGTCGACGACGAGGTCGTGGAGCTGCGCCCGCGCGCCCTCGCCCACATCACCAGTGGCACGCGCCACACCTGGGCCACCCCGCCCGGTGAGGGCTGCCACTTCCTCACCCTTCACATGCCCGGCGGTTACGAGGACTACCACCCGACCGCCCTCCAGGCCGAGAAGGACAACGGCGGGCCCCTCACCCAGGAAGACCTTTTCAAGATCGCCGCCCGCTTCGACTGGCGCCCGGCGGGCGACACGCCGATGCGTCTCACCCCCGACGGCCGTCTCGTCCCCGCCTCCCAGGCCGACGACGAGGCCTCCCGTCTGCGCGCGGAATGGCTGGCCGCGCAGGGCGAGAAGGCCGAGATCACCCCCATCCACGACCCGGGCTTCTACGTCACCAACCAGCCCGCGTAA
- a CDS encoding MFS transporter: MPKSVHLMAFGIFAMVTSEFLVGGLMPQIADDLHVSIAQVGYLITAFALAMAIGGPFATVAVLRLRPKTALMALFAVFLAGNVLAATARSYGVMLAARLITGTASAAFFGVALSVVAQITSPDVRGRAIGVAMQGLMVGTLLGLPLSTLVGQQWGWRAGFVGVGVVTVAAAVATALAVPSLEHADGAGEFREELAVFRNARLWLVLSTSTLIIGATFSAFSYFTPILTDLTGFSHGAVPLLLLVYGAATVAGNAVVARLADSRTIAVLVTGLALNIVFLTAFALLAEHKVPAVLAMTGIGLVGVTLNPAMISRVQRTANARPLVNTVHSSFITLGVVLGSGLGGAAIAVQGLRAPLWLGAGTAVLALVTLIPDVVRMRRGDRRGTAPATSAARRESSLAAPRG; the protein is encoded by the coding sequence ATGCCCAAGTCCGTCCACCTCATGGCGTTCGGCATCTTCGCCATGGTCACCAGCGAGTTCCTGGTCGGCGGCCTCATGCCGCAGATCGCCGATGACCTGCACGTCAGCATCGCCCAAGTCGGCTATCTGATCACGGCTTTCGCCCTCGCCATGGCCATCGGCGGGCCCTTCGCCACCGTCGCCGTGCTCAGGCTGCGGCCCAAAACGGCGCTCATGGCGCTGTTCGCCGTCTTCCTCGCCGGAAACGTCCTGGCCGCGACCGCCAGGAGCTACGGCGTGATGCTCGCCGCCCGCCTCATCACGGGCACGGCCTCCGCCGCCTTCTTCGGCGTCGCGCTCTCCGTCGTCGCCCAGATCACCTCGCCGGACGTACGCGGCCGTGCCATCGGCGTCGCCATGCAGGGCCTCATGGTCGGCACCCTCCTCGGGCTGCCCCTCTCCACGCTCGTCGGCCAGCAGTGGGGCTGGCGTGCCGGGTTCGTCGGCGTCGGCGTGGTCACCGTCGCCGCCGCCGTGGCCACGGCGCTCGCCGTGCCCTCCCTCGAACACGCCGACGGGGCGGGCGAGTTCCGCGAGGAGCTCGCGGTCTTCCGCAACGCGAGGCTCTGGCTGGTCCTGTCGACCTCGACGCTCATCATCGGCGCGACCTTCTCCGCCTTCTCCTACTTCACGCCGATCCTCACCGACCTCACCGGCTTCTCGCACGGCGCGGTCCCGCTGCTCCTGCTCGTGTACGGCGCCGCCACGGTGGCCGGCAACGCGGTCGTCGCCCGACTCGCCGACTCCCGCACCATCGCGGTGCTGGTGACAGGGCTCGCCCTGAACATCGTGTTCCTGACCGCCTTCGCCCTGCTCGCGGAGCACAAGGTCCCCGCGGTCCTCGCCATGACGGGCATCGGGCTCGTGGGCGTCACCCTCAACCCGGCGATGATCAGCCGAGTGCAGCGCACGGCGAACGCGCGCCCCCTCGTCAACACCGTCCACTCGTCCTTCATCACGCTGGGCGTGGTGCTCGGCTCCGGGCTCGGCGGAGCGGCGATCGCGGTCCAGGGCCTCCGGGCGCCGCTGTGGCTGGGAGCGGGGACGGCGGTGCTCGCGCTCGTCACGCTGATACCGGATGTCGTACGGATGCGGCGTGGCGATCGGCGGGGTACGGCACCCGCAACCTCCGCCGCACGGCGAGAGAGCTCACTGGCGGCGCCGCGCGGCTAG
- a CDS encoding TetR/AcrR family transcriptional regulator gives MGRPRQFDERQAVAAACQAFWAKGYEATSTQDLCEATGLGRSSIYNTFTSKDHLFRRALTHYIDTMTDRQVAVLDEAGSSGLERIRALFAMLLEGEMENRELGRAVGCFTVNTYTEPVSETDPEVARLLAKDLERRLGAFRAVIEEGQRDGSIGSSRDPAGLAWYLTSVIAGMRIASQAGADRTALEQIMVAGADALAR, from the coding sequence ATGGGGCGACCACGGCAGTTCGACGAGCGGCAGGCGGTGGCTGCGGCCTGCCAGGCCTTCTGGGCGAAGGGCTACGAAGCCACTTCCACACAGGACCTGTGCGAGGCCACCGGCCTGGGCCGGAGCAGCATCTACAACACCTTCACCTCGAAGGACCACCTCTTCCGGCGCGCGCTGACCCACTACATCGACACCATGACGGACCGTCAGGTCGCCGTCCTCGACGAGGCGGGGAGCAGTGGCCTGGAGCGGATCCGGGCCCTGTTCGCGATGCTCCTCGAAGGGGAGATGGAGAACCGCGAACTCGGACGGGCCGTCGGCTGCTTCACGGTCAACACCTACACCGAGCCGGTCTCGGAGACCGATCCCGAGGTCGCCCGGCTCCTCGCCAAGGACCTGGAGCGGCGGTTGGGCGCCTTCCGTGCCGTGATCGAGGAGGGGCAGCGGGACGGGTCCATCGGCTCCTCGCGCGACCCGGCCGGGCTCGCCTGGTATCTCACCTCGGTGATCGCCGGAATGCGGATCGCCTCCCAGGCGGGTGCCGACCGCACCGCGCTGGAGCAGATCATGGTGGCCGGGGCCGACGCGCTCGCCCGCTGA
- a CDS encoding NlpC/P60 family protein codes for MSHTSRRSLLAVFAASAATVPLSGLAAAPARAAVSAGSSGSLAAPAGLTSPRSSVTLPPLNASYFSQLTLNTPLTTAVLSGTPSRTEVTSGGKRVALLTTGARTVVLPGPQRTFTENKKPFVDDFGRTLPDLSLPVAERSYWGTSPGGGSWSTLGPADTDYSVVPGAGVISLTTDFASRHATLRDGEITDFDVRSVAHFDKVPTGQACSYALSFGYQDTSNNYRARLSFLTTGAVELRVEKEVADKVDLLPGTSAVTLATGVTAGTDWTIRVRREGTRIQVKAWRTSSTEPAAWTVDVSDSTFGKGRVGLRALANDGCTNLPVKLVVSRFQVDQSTWAAPPSVTHGDWVRVLPEPFDGNWTPELEKTIRAWAGSTAPDVLAYAAMFLADAPAVVSGSAPTKDKQVLGQAGYGYLDPQGYRYEGADFHEYMNTGWTFPDGTYTGPSSKQVGNLDCSGYTRMVYGYHMGVPMAAGEDTSRTRIPRKSRHMVDYAPGVRIDQTDGTNPPAATLLQPGDLVLFNADSGDDNPTVTVDHVGIYLGADADGKRRFLSSRKTGNGPTMSDLGGASLLDGTGTYAKKLHTVHRI; via the coding sequence ATGTCCCACACCTCCAGGCGCAGCCTGCTCGCCGTCTTCGCGGCCTCGGCTGCCACCGTCCCGCTCAGCGGCCTGGCCGCCGCCCCGGCGCGTGCCGCCGTCTCCGCCGGTTCCTCCGGGTCCCTCGCGGCGCCCGCCGGTCTGACCTCGCCGCGCTCCTCCGTCACGCTGCCGCCGCTGAACGCCTCGTACTTCAGCCAGCTGACGCTGAACACCCCGCTCACCACCGCGGTGCTGTCGGGCACCCCGTCCCGTACCGAGGTCACCTCCGGCGGCAAGCGCGTCGCCCTGCTGACCACCGGCGCCCGTACCGTCGTGCTGCCCGGCCCGCAGCGCACGTTCACGGAGAACAAGAAGCCCTTCGTGGACGACTTCGGCCGCACCCTGCCGGACCTGTCGCTGCCCGTGGCCGAGCGCTCGTACTGGGGCACCTCCCCGGGCGGCGGCAGCTGGTCGACGCTCGGGCCCGCCGACACCGACTACTCGGTCGTGCCCGGCGCCGGTGTCATCAGCCTCACCACCGACTTCGCCAGCCGTCACGCCACCCTGCGCGACGGTGAGATCACGGACTTCGACGTGCGGTCGGTGGCGCACTTCGACAAGGTGCCCACCGGCCAGGCGTGCTCCTACGCGCTGTCCTTCGGCTACCAGGACACCAGCAACAACTACCGGGCCCGGCTGTCCTTCCTGACGACCGGCGCGGTCGAACTGCGCGTCGAGAAGGAGGTCGCCGACAAGGTCGACCTGCTGCCGGGCACGTCCGCCGTCACCCTGGCCACGGGCGTGACCGCGGGCACCGACTGGACGATCCGGGTGCGCCGCGAGGGCACCCGCATCCAGGTCAAGGCCTGGCGCACCAGCTCCACGGAACCGGCCGCCTGGACCGTCGACGTCAGCGACTCCACCTTCGGCAAGGGCCGGGTCGGCCTGCGCGCGCTGGCCAACGACGGCTGCACCAACCTGCCGGTCAAGCTCGTCGTCAGCCGCTTCCAGGTGGACCAGTCCACCTGGGCCGCGCCGCCGAGCGTCACCCACGGCGACTGGGTGCGGGTGCTGCCCGAGCCCTTCGACGGGAACTGGACGCCGGAGCTGGAGAAGACCATCCGCGCCTGGGCGGGCTCGACGGCCCCGGACGTCCTCGCGTACGCGGCGATGTTCCTCGCCGACGCACCCGCCGTGGTCAGCGGTTCCGCCCCCACCAAGGACAAGCAGGTCCTGGGCCAGGCCGGGTACGGCTACCTCGACCCGCAGGGCTACCGCTACGAGGGCGCCGACTTCCACGAGTACATGAACACCGGCTGGACCTTCCCCGACGGCACCTACACCGGCCCGTCCAGCAAGCAGGTCGGCAACCTCGACTGCTCCGGCTATACGCGCATGGTGTACGGCTACCACATGGGCGTACCGATGGCGGCGGGCGAGGACACCTCCCGTACGCGCATCCCGCGCAAGTCCCGGCACATGGTCGACTACGCGCCCGGTGTGCGCATCGACCAGACCGACGGGACCAACCCGCCCGCGGCGACGCTGCTCCAGCCCGGTGACCTGGTGCTGTTCAACGCCGACTCGGGCGACGACAACCCGACCGTGACGGTGGACCACGTCGGCATCTACCTGGGCGCGGACGCGGACGGCAAGCGCCGCTTCCTGTCCAGCCGCAAGACGGGCAACGGCCCCACCATGTCGGACCTCGGCGGCGCCTCGCTGCTGGACGGCACGGGCACGTACGCCAAGAAGCTGCACACGGTCCACCGCATCTGA
- a CDS encoding DUF4232 domain-containing protein, translating to MRPATLLAVCALAASTVLVAGCGSQDAASGSRAASGSPTCASRPPVGEPAELKRDGVTILGQDCGPSAGARTKFQITNAETEPFSYTVSFQVLNGAGEVVSNPRRTVASVPPGRTVQDTVPLGDVPDAGARVRIGKVRAIPADEASETSAKCPPSGMRVTTDEGDAAMGLRVVGMHLTNCGTGVVRTDGYPRLQLLDEGRRPVTGVRILDGTGAISPAGGPETPPRPVTLRPGETASASLMWRNTTESGTPVNIPYVRVTVKPGSPTAIVTPELDLGTTGRLGVGPWTKDQAARPTPTDSLGGGRPGRPSPSTGE from the coding sequence ATGCGTCCCGCCACTCTCCTCGCCGTCTGCGCCCTCGCCGCGAGCACTGTCCTGGTCGCCGGATGCGGATCGCAGGACGCCGCCTCCGGCTCCCGCGCCGCGTCCGGTTCGCCGACGTGTGCCTCCCGTCCGCCCGTCGGTGAACCCGCCGAGCTGAAGCGGGACGGTGTGACGATCCTCGGCCAGGACTGCGGGCCGTCCGCCGGTGCGCGGACGAAGTTCCAGATCACCAACGCGGAGACCGAGCCGTTCTCGTACACGGTCTCCTTCCAGGTTCTGAACGGTGCCGGGGAAGTCGTCTCCAACCCGCGCCGGACGGTCGCGTCCGTGCCACCGGGCCGGACCGTCCAGGACACCGTCCCGCTGGGAGATGTCCCCGACGCCGGTGCGCGCGTGCGCATCGGCAAGGTGCGGGCGATCCCGGCGGACGAGGCCTCCGAGACCTCGGCGAAGTGCCCGCCTTCGGGGATGCGCGTCACGACGGACGAGGGCGATGCCGCGATGGGCCTCCGCGTCGTGGGAATGCACCTGACCAACTGCGGGACGGGAGTCGTCCGAACCGACGGCTACCCGCGCCTCCAGCTCCTCGACGAGGGGCGGCGCCCGGTGACCGGCGTACGGATCCTCGACGGCACCGGGGCGATCTCCCCTGCCGGTGGCCCCGAGACACCGCCGCGGCCGGTGACCCTGCGGCCGGGCGAAACGGCGTCCGCCTCGCTGATGTGGCGCAACACCACCGAATCCGGCACACCCGTGAACATCCCGTACGTAAGGGTGACGGTGAAACCCGGCTCCCCGACCGCCATCGTGACCCCGGAGCTCGACCTCGGCACCACGGGAAGGCTGGGTGTCGGCCCCTGGACGAAGGACCAGGCCGCCCGCCCGACGCCGACCGACAGCCTCGGCGGGGGCAGGCCCGGCCGCCCGTCGCCTTCGACGGGGGAGTAG
- a CDS encoding alpha-L-arabinofuranosidase C-terminal domain-containing protein: MTSRTPTGPTEQPDSGPSRRAIVTALGALPLAGAIGPALAAAPARAADALPAPVAHWAFDEAAGTAAADSAGGRTLTLNAGARWGAAKSGASSLDVSAGGNATARGPVVDTTKSFSVSAWVRLSATTGYQTFVSVDGAQVSGFFLQLRDDTGAFAFTRLPSDATSANASAALAGASFAPVTGVWYHLLGVDDTAAGVVRLYVNGVLEGEVPYTAGWRATGATAVGRGLFGGGEVDQAHGLIDDVQVFDAALTAEQAAALAGVPVDSTRPLLTVDATRPGPVVSPELGGIFFEDINHSGEGGLYAELVNNRSFMAAATPLHWSTVGRAAFAVDTGQPLNQALTQSLRVTVTAAGDGVANEGFWGIPVRPSTTYRASLHVKSPSITGKLTVSIVGTDGTVHATATTEALTGSWRKHELTLRTGPGAPTTLNARLVVTAPAPGTLWLSQVSLFPPTYKGRRNGLRVDLMEKLAALRPAFLRFPGGNYLEGNVIADRFDWKKTIGPVEQRPGHRNSAWGYWSTDGLGLPEYLQMTEDLGCAPLLCVYAGYSLQGAHVTGDALTPFVRDALDQIEYITGPTTSTWGARRAADGHPAPYPLTYVEIGNEDWFDKSGSYEERYAAFHDAIKARYPALKLIATTPVASRPYDLIDEHYYQSPSAFQAGSHKYDGRDRRSPKVFVGEWAAQEGRPTPNLDAALGDASWVTGLIRNSDQVLMESYAPLFSHVNDNTWATNLIAYSGLTSYNSPSYYAQQMLRTRRGTVVLPTGVRALPGLNVVTTHDPAGHRIYLAVVNTTGTARKTAVSLQGVARTASTGTVTVLAAADRKATNTLANPEAVVPRSGSVSGIAPAFTATFAPYSVTVLEVRTA, translated from the coding sequence ATGACCTCACGCACCCCCACCGGACCGACCGAGCAACCCGACTCCGGGCCCAGTCGCAGGGCGATCGTCACGGCGCTCGGCGCCTTGCCGCTGGCCGGAGCGATCGGCCCGGCGTTGGCGGCCGCCCCGGCGCGGGCGGCCGACGCGCTCCCCGCGCCCGTGGCGCACTGGGCCTTCGACGAGGCGGCCGGAACCGCCGCCGCCGACAGCGCGGGCGGCCGCACCCTCACCCTCAACGCGGGTGCGCGCTGGGGCGCGGCGAAGTCCGGGGCCTCCAGTCTCGATGTCTCGGCGGGCGGCAACGCCACCGCCCGCGGGCCCGTCGTGGACACCACGAAGAGCTTCAGCGTCTCCGCCTGGGTGCGACTCTCGGCCACCACCGGCTACCAGACCTTCGTCTCCGTGGACGGCGCCCAGGTCAGCGGCTTCTTCCTGCAACTGCGCGACGACACCGGCGCGTTCGCGTTCACCCGGCTGCCGTCCGACGCCACCTCGGCGAACGCCTCCGCGGCCCTCGCCGGTGCCTCCTTCGCCCCCGTGACCGGCGTCTGGTACCACCTCCTCGGGGTCGACGACACGGCGGCCGGAGTCGTCCGGCTCTACGTCAACGGCGTCCTGGAGGGCGAGGTACCTTACACCGCCGGGTGGCGCGCCACCGGCGCCACCGCCGTCGGGCGCGGCCTCTTCGGGGGCGGCGAGGTCGACCAGGCGCACGGCCTCATCGACGACGTCCAGGTCTTCGACGCCGCCCTCACCGCCGAGCAGGCCGCCGCCCTCGCGGGCGTGCCGGTGGACTCCACCAGGCCGCTGCTGACCGTCGACGCCACCCGGCCGGGCCCGGTGGTCAGCCCGGAACTCGGCGGTATCTTCTTCGAGGACATCAACCACAGCGGCGAGGGCGGCCTGTACGCCGAACTCGTCAACAACCGCAGCTTCATGGCCGCGGCCACACCGCTGCACTGGTCCACCGTGGGCCGCGCCGCCTTCGCCGTGGACACCGGCCAACCGCTCAACCAGGCCCTGACCCAGTCGCTGCGCGTCACGGTCACCGCCGCCGGAGACGGCGTCGCGAACGAGGGTTTCTGGGGCATCCCGGTCCGCCCCTCCACCACCTACCGCGCGTCCCTCCACGTCAAGTCACCCTCCATCACCGGCAAGTTGACGGTCTCGATCGTCGGTACGGACGGCACGGTCCACGCCACCGCGACCACGGAGGCGCTCACCGGCTCGTGGCGCAAGCACGAGCTGACCCTGCGCACCGGCCCCGGCGCCCCCACCACCCTCAACGCCCGCCTGGTCGTCACCGCCCCGGCTCCCGGCACCCTCTGGCTGAGCCAGGTCTCGCTCTTCCCACCGACGTACAAGGGCCGGCGCAACGGTCTGCGCGTGGACCTGATGGAGAAGCTCGCCGCCCTGCGGCCCGCGTTCCTGCGCTTCCCCGGCGGCAACTACCTCGAAGGCAACGTCATCGCCGACCGCTTCGACTGGAAGAAGACCATCGGCCCGGTCGAACAGCGGCCCGGACACCGCAACTCCGCCTGGGGATACTGGTCCACCGACGGCCTGGGACTGCCCGAATACCTCCAGATGACCGAGGACCTGGGGTGCGCCCCGCTGCTGTGCGTGTACGCCGGATACTCCCTGCAGGGCGCCCACGTCACCGGCGACGCCCTCACACCCTTCGTGCGGGACGCCCTCGACCAGATCGAGTACATCACCGGGCCCACCACCTCCACCTGGGGCGCCCGCCGCGCGGCCGACGGGCACCCGGCGCCCTACCCCCTCACCTACGTGGAGATCGGCAACGAGGACTGGTTCGACAAGTCCGGCTCGTACGAGGAGCGTTATGCCGCCTTCCACGACGCCATCAAGGCCCGCTATCCGGCCCTGAAGCTGATCGCCACGACGCCGGTCGCGTCCCGCCCGTACGACCTGATCGACGAGCACTACTACCAGTCGCCGTCCGCCTTCCAGGCGGGCTCGCACAAATACGACGGCCGGGACCGGCGCAGCCCCAAGGTGTTCGTCGGGGAGTGGGCCGCGCAGGAGGGCCGCCCCACGCCCAACCTGGACGCGGCGCTCGGCGACGCCTCCTGGGTGACCGGGCTCATCCGCAACTCCGACCAGGTCCTCATGGAGTCGTACGCCCCGCTGTTCAGCCATGTCAACGACAACACCTGGGCCACCAACCTCATCGCGTACTCTGGGCTGACCAGCTACAACTCGCCCAGCTACTACGCACAGCAGATGCTGCGCACCCGCCGGGGCACGGTGGTGCTGCCCACCGGGGTGCGGGCGCTGCCCGGCCTCAACGTCGTCACCACCCACGACCCGGCCGGCCACCGCATCTACCTCGCGGTGGTCAACACGACCGGCACGGCCCGCAAGACGGCCGTCTCCCTCCAGGGGGTGGCCCGCACGGCCTCGACCGGCACCGTCACGGTCCTGGCGGCAGCGGACCGGAAGGCCACCAACACGCTCGCGAACCCTGAGGCGGTGGTTCCGCGCAGCGGGTCCGTCAGCGGCATCGCACCCGCCTTCACGGCGACCTTCGCGCCGTACTCGGTCACGGTCCTGGAGGTGCGGACGGCCTGA
- a CDS encoding mandelate racemase/muconate lactonizing enzyme family protein, whose product MRITGISTHVVGTPWRNLTYVQVHTDEGLTGVGETRMLGHTDALLGYLREAEANHIAGSDPFAIEDLVRRMKYGDYGRAGEIVMSGIAVVEMACWDIKGKALGVPVWQLLGGKVTDRVKAYANGWYTTERTPEAYHKAARAVVERGYRALKIDPFGTGHFELDHQQTRYAVSLIEAVRDAIGPEAELMLEMHGRFSPSTAVRLARDLAPFAPAWLEEPVPPENLKALEKVAAKVDIPVATGERIHDRIEFRELFESQAADIIQPDVGHIGGILETRKLAATAEAHYVLVAPHNVGGPVLTAASLQVAGCTPNFKILEHFNDFADAEIKKVVKGAPQVVDGYFELPQAPGLGVELDVDAAAEFPQQQARFDLWAEGWEKRAPKASGAAG is encoded by the coding sequence TTGCGAATCACGGGAATCAGCACACACGTCGTCGGGACCCCCTGGCGCAACCTCACCTACGTCCAGGTCCACACCGACGAGGGCCTCACCGGAGTTGGCGAGACCCGGATGCTCGGCCACACCGACGCGCTCCTCGGCTATCTGCGCGAGGCCGAGGCCAACCACATCGCCGGTTCCGACCCGTTCGCGATCGAGGACCTGGTGCGCCGGATGAAGTACGGCGACTACGGGCGGGCCGGTGAGATCGTGATGTCCGGCATCGCGGTCGTCGAGATGGCGTGCTGGGACATCAAGGGCAAGGCGCTCGGCGTCCCGGTCTGGCAGCTGCTCGGCGGGAAGGTGACCGACCGGGTCAAGGCATACGCCAACGGCTGGTACACCACCGAGCGCACCCCGGAGGCGTATCACAAGGCGGCCCGGGCGGTCGTCGAACGCGGCTACCGGGCACTGAAGATCGACCCGTTCGGCACCGGCCACTTCGAGCTCGACCACCAGCAGACCCGGTACGCGGTGTCGCTGATCGAGGCGGTGCGGGACGCGATCGGCCCCGAAGCGGAGCTGATGCTGGAGATGCACGGGCGGTTCTCGCCGTCCACGGCCGTGCGCCTGGCCCGCGATCTCGCACCGTTCGCCCCCGCCTGGCTGGAGGAGCCGGTGCCGCCGGAGAACCTCAAGGCCCTGGAGAAGGTCGCCGCCAAGGTGGACATCCCGGTCGCGACCGGCGAACGCATCCACGACCGCATCGAGTTCAGGGAGCTCTTCGAGTCGCAGGCCGCCGACATCATCCAGCCCGACGTGGGCCACATCGGCGGCATCCTGGAGACCCGCAAGCTCGCCGCGACCGCCGAAGCGCACTACGTGCTGGTCGCGCCGCACAACGTGGGCGGCCCGGTGCTCACCGCGGCCAGCCTCCAAGTGGCGGGCTGCACCCCGAACTTCAAGATCCTTGAGCACTTCAACGACTTCGCGGACGCGGAGATCAAGAAGGTCGTCAAGGGCGCCCCCCAGGTGGTCGACGGCTACTTCGAACTGCCGCAGGCCCCGGGCCTCGGCGTCGAGCTCGACGTGGACGCGGCGGCCGAGTTCCCCCAGCAGCAGGCCCGGTTCGACCTGTGGGCGGAGGGCTGGGAGAAGCGCGCCCCGAAGGCCTCGGGGGCGGCGGGATGA
- a CDS encoding zinc-binding dehydrogenase — MGGDTADRPGDAPATSRAIVVDAPGTHRLVTRPRPKPGPGEVLVEVAAAGICLSDREVYDGNRAPGYVRYPITPGHEWSGTVVAAGPGVDPALVGRKTVAEGFRSCGTCERCRAGDTSLCSAAYAETGFTHPGAFADHLVVPARLLHPLPDDADLRGAALLEPAAVVAAAVRAAAPEPGERVAVVGAGTLGLLAVQFLAAVSPGELAVVDPRHERAELACRMGATHARAPAQSPEVHGRYDLVVETAGARTTAAAACLLARRGGRVVLTGMFAEGAVGIDPVHLSVSQLTVRSVFGAPSAAWSYAVRAYSSGLIDPASLITDEFPLERYADALALVGGGDPKTGKVLLRP, encoded by the coding sequence ATGGGCGGCGACACGGCCGACCGCCCCGGCGACGCCCCGGCGACCAGCCGCGCGATCGTCGTCGACGCGCCCGGCACCCACCGCCTGGTCACCCGGCCGCGCCCGAAGCCCGGCCCCGGCGAGGTGCTCGTCGAGGTCGCCGCCGCGGGGATCTGTCTGAGCGACCGGGAGGTGTACGACGGCAACCGCGCCCCCGGCTATGTGCGCTACCCCATCACCCCCGGCCACGAGTGGTCGGGAACCGTCGTGGCGGCCGGGCCCGGTGTCGATCCCGCGCTGGTGGGGCGCAAGACGGTCGCCGAGGGGTTCCGCTCCTGCGGGACCTGCGAGCGGTGCCGGGCCGGGGACACCTCCCTGTGCTCCGCCGCGTACGCGGAGACCGGCTTCACCCATCCCGGCGCCTTCGCCGACCACCTGGTGGTGCCCGCCCGGCTGCTGCACCCGCTGCCGGACGACGCGGACCTGCGCGGCGCGGCTCTGCTGGAGCCCGCCGCCGTGGTGGCCGCCGCCGTACGGGCCGCCGCGCCGGAGCCGGGCGAACGGGTCGCGGTGGTGGGCGCGGGAACGCTCGGGCTGCTCGCGGTCCAGTTCCTGGCCGCCGTCTCCCCCGGCGAGCTGGCCGTCGTCGACCCCCGGCACGAACGGGCCGAACTGGCCTGCCGCATGGGCGCGACGCATGCCCGCGCCCCCGCCCAGTCCCCCGAGGTGCACGGCCGCTACGACCTCGTCGTGGAGACGGCCGGCGCCCGTACCACCGCCGCGGCCGCCTGCCTGCTCGCCCGGCGCGGCGGCCGGGTCGTCCTCACCGGGATGTTCGCCGAAGGCGCGGTGGGCATCGACCCGGTGCACCTCTCGGTGAGCCAGCTCACCGTGCGGAGCGTGTTCGGCGCCCCGTCCGCCGCCTGGTCGTACGCCGTACGGGCCTACAGCTCGGGCCTCATCGACCCGGCGTCACTGATCACCGACGAGTTCCCCCTGGAGCGGTACGCCGACGCCCTCGCGCTGGTCGGAGGCGGTGACCCGAAGACCGGAAAGGTGCTGCTGCGCCCCTGA